A single region of the Bacillus cereus genome encodes:
- a CDS encoding YggT family protein, translating to MGTVLTVLLYAIEIYSWALIIYILLSWFPGAKESTFGEFLARICEPYLEPFRRFIPPLGMIDISPIVAILALKLATNGLVSLFRYFL from the coding sequence ATGGGAACAGTTTTAACAGTTTTACTTTATGCTATCGAGATTTACTCGTGGGCACTTATTATTTACATTCTCCTATCATGGTTTCCTGGTGCAAAGGAATCAACTTTTGGAGAGTTTCTTGCACGTATTTGTGAACCGTATTTAGAACCATTTCGCAGGTTTATTCCGCCGCTTGGTATGATTGACATCTCTCCAATCGTTGCGATTCTTGCGTTAAAGCTTGCTACAAATGGTTTAGTAAGTTTATTCCGCTATTTCTTATAA
- a CDS encoding YggS family pyridoxal phosphate-dependent enzyme — MTVQGNLAGVNEAIKESCARAGRSMKDIKLVAVTKTVGIEKTSEVIEAGIIDLGENRNEGFSQKYEHFGSNVNWHFIGSLQTRKVKEIINEIDYLHSLDRLSLAKEIQKRADKKVKCFIQVKTSSEESKQGLAIEETISFIQSLQELDKIEVVGLMTMAPFTGEEEEIRRCFKELRMLQTEVQELELLHAPCKELSMGMSNDYTIAIEEGATYIRLGTVLVGKA, encoded by the coding sequence GTGACAGTGCAAGGGAATTTAGCAGGTGTAAACGAAGCAATTAAAGAATCTTGTGCACGAGCTGGACGTTCGATGAAAGATATTAAGCTCGTTGCAGTTACAAAAACTGTAGGAATTGAAAAAACAAGCGAAGTAATTGAAGCAGGAATTATTGATTTAGGTGAAAATAGAAATGAAGGTTTCTCACAAAAATACGAGCATTTCGGTTCAAACGTGAATTGGCATTTTATTGGCTCATTGCAAACGAGAAAAGTAAAAGAAATCATTAATGAGATTGATTATTTACATTCATTAGATCGTCTCTCACTTGCAAAAGAAATTCAAAAACGTGCTGATAAGAAAGTTAAATGCTTTATTCAAGTGAAAACATCATCTGAAGAATCAAAGCAAGGATTGGCGATAGAAGAAACAATTTCTTTTATTCAAAGTTTGCAAGAATTGGATAAGATTGAAGTGGTAGGATTAATGACAATGGCTCCGTTTACAGGAGAAGAGGAAGAGATTCGTCGCTGCTTTAAGGAATTGCGCATGCTACAAACAGAGGTGCAAGAGCTAGAATTATTACATGCACCATGTAAAGAATTATCAATGGGAATGTCAAATGATTACACGATTGCAATTGAGGAAGGCGCTACATATATTCGTTTGGGAACGGTTTTAGTAGGAAAAGCGTAA
- the pgeF gene encoding peptidoglycan editing factor PgeF yields MREPFKYVDGILYLQAWKELGNITVGFTTKDGGVSTGSFHAMNLGLHVNDIVENVHENRRILANKLQKPLENWICSEQVHDHHVEKVGLQEKGKGVYSYEDGIPKTDGIYTTNKDVLLTSCYADCVPLYFYAPSHDMIGLAHAGWKGTVTEIAKEMIQKWNAEGVSSDEIHVAIGPAIGSCCYVVDDRVLTAAQQVVNGPVPYKVISDGQYAINLKEVNRILCVQAGIKEEHIVMSSLCTSCEEQLFFSHRRDQGKTGRMLSFIGFKEE; encoded by the coding sequence ATGAGAGAACCATTTAAATATGTGGACGGTATACTGTATTTACAAGCGTGGAAAGAACTTGGAAACATTACTGTTGGATTTACGACAAAAGATGGTGGAGTAAGTACAGGCTCCTTTCATGCGATGAATTTAGGATTACATGTGAATGATATCGTGGAGAACGTTCATGAAAACAGACGCATTTTAGCAAATAAGTTACAAAAACCATTAGAAAACTGGATTTGCTCTGAACAAGTTCATGACCATCATGTTGAGAAAGTAGGATTGCAAGAAAAAGGGAAAGGCGTTTATTCATATGAAGACGGTATTCCAAAAACGGATGGCATTTATACGACGAACAAAGATGTTCTCTTAACATCTTGTTACGCTGATTGTGTTCCGCTCTATTTTTATGCACCATCACATGATATGATAGGACTTGCGCATGCTGGGTGGAAAGGGACTGTAACAGAGATCGCGAAAGAAATGATTCAAAAGTGGAATGCAGAAGGTGTTTCAAGTGATGAAATTCATGTCGCAATTGGGCCGGCGATCGGATCATGTTGTTATGTTGTTGATGATCGTGTATTAACAGCAGCACAGCAAGTAGTAAACGGACCTGTTCCTTATAAAGTAATTTCTGATGGTCAGTATGCAATTAATTTAAAAGAAGTTAATCGTATATTATGTGTACAAGCAGGCATAAAAGAAGAACATATTGTAATGTCATCTCTTTGTACAAGCTGTGAAGAACAATTATTTTTCTCTCATCGTCGTGATCAAGGTAAGACGGGGAGAATGTTGAGTTTCATAGGTTTTAAGGAGGAGTGA
- a CDS encoding RluA family pseudouridine synthase: protein MSEVVQVTVAEEQKSERIDKFVAEINSEWSRSQVQQWIKDAVVTVNGKSVKGNYKVKGNDEITVTIPDPEEFDIKAEDMNLEIHYEDADVLVVNKPRGMVVHPAPGHTSGTLVNGLMHHCTDLSGINGVMRPGIVHRIDKDTSGLLMVAKNDMAHESLVNQLVAKTVTRRYKAIVHGVIPHDKGTIDAPIGRDKKERQSMTVDENGKNAVTHFQVLERFKDFTLVECRLETGRTHQIRVHMKYIGYPLAGDPKYGPKKTLDMNGQALHAGILGFDHPRTGEYIEFEAPIPEVFEEALNILRK from the coding sequence ATGAGTGAAGTAGTACAAGTAACAGTTGCAGAAGAACAAAAAAGCGAGCGAATTGATAAATTCGTTGCAGAAATAAACAGTGAATGGTCACGTTCACAAGTACAGCAATGGATTAAAGATGCTGTTGTCACAGTAAATGGGAAATCAGTTAAAGGGAATTATAAAGTAAAAGGAAATGATGAAATTACAGTAACAATTCCTGACCCAGAAGAGTTTGATATTAAAGCGGAAGATATGAATTTAGAAATTCATTATGAAGATGCAGATGTACTCGTTGTAAATAAGCCACGTGGTATGGTTGTACATCCGGCACCAGGACATACAAGTGGTACGCTTGTAAACGGACTTATGCATCATTGTACAGACCTATCAGGTATTAATGGTGTAATGCGTCCTGGTATCGTTCATCGTATTGATAAAGATACATCTGGACTATTAATGGTTGCTAAAAATGATATGGCGCACGAATCACTTGTAAATCAACTTGTAGCAAAAACAGTAACAAGACGTTACAAAGCGATTGTGCACGGTGTTATTCCGCATGATAAGGGAACGATTGATGCACCAATTGGCCGTGATAAGAAAGAGCGTCAAAGTATGACAGTTGATGAAAATGGTAAGAATGCTGTTACGCACTTCCAAGTGTTAGAGCGCTTCAAAGACTTCACACTTGTAGAATGTCGCTTAGAAACAGGACGTACGCACCAAATTCGTGTTCATATGAAATATATTGGCTATCCACTTGCGGGAGATCCAAAGTATGGTCCGAAGAAAACATTAGATATGAATGGGCAAGCACTTCATGCAGGGATTTTAGGTTTCGATCACCCTCGTACTGGTGAATATATTGAGTTTGAAGCACCGATTCCAGAAGTGTTTGAAGAAGCACTAAATATTTTACGGAAATAG
- the ileS2 gene encoding isoleucine--tRNA ligase encodes MEYKNTLLMPKTEFPMRGNLPKREPAMQEKWAEMNIYEKVQEHTKGRPLFVLHDGPPYANGDIHMGHALNKVLKDFIVRYKSMTGYSAPYVPGWDTHGLPIEQALTNKGVKRKEMTVAEFRKLCAEYAYEQVERQREQFKRLGVRADWDNPYITLEPAYEAQQIKVFGDMAKKGYIYKGQKPVYWSPTSESALAEAEIEYQDKKSASIYVAFPVKDGKNVLEGDEKFIIWTTTPWTLPANLGISVHPELEYSIVKVNDEKYIIASELFETVAKTLEWENAEVVKTVKGSELEYTVAKHPFYDRDSLVMLGDHVTTDAGTGCVHTAPGHGEDDFIVGKKYGLEVLCPVDDKGVLTEEAPGFEGLFYDKANKPITEKLEEVGALLKLTFITHSYPHDWRTKKPIIFRATAQWFASIEAFRKELLEAVAETKWVPAWGETRLHNMVRDRGDWCISRQRAWGVPIPVFYAENGDPIITDETINHVADLFREHGSNVWFEREAKDLLPEGFTHPGSPNGEFRKETDIMDVWFDSGSSHQAVLEEREDLQRPADLYLEGSDQYRGWFNSSLSTAVAVTGKAPYKGVLSHGFVLDGEGRKMSKSIGNIVVPKKIMDQLGGDILRLWVSSVDYQSDVRISDDILKQVAEVYRKIRNTFRFLLGNLDDFNPSENTVAVAELREVDRYMLVKLNDLITKVKDAYETYDFAAVYHAIHNFCTIDLSSFYLDFAKDILYIEGANHADRRAIQTVLYDVLVALTKLVTPILPHTADEVWPYVPGAEEESVQLTNMPEATEVEGSEALRAKWDAFMTLRDDVLKALEVARNEKVIGKSLNASITLYPTAEMKAMLESISEDLKQLFIVSEYKLGGTIEEAPTEAPKYEHTAVVVAQATGETCERCWVVSETIGKDAEHETLCERCATVVKENYVK; translated from the coding sequence ATGGAGTACAAAAATACATTACTAATGCCAAAAACAGAGTTCCCAATGCGTGGGAATTTACCAAAACGTGAGCCTGCAATGCAAGAAAAGTGGGCTGAAATGAATATTTATGAAAAGGTACAAGAACATACAAAAGGTCGTCCTTTATTTGTACTACATGATGGACCTCCATATGCGAATGGTGACATTCATATGGGACATGCATTAAATAAAGTATTAAAAGACTTTATTGTTCGTTATAAATCTATGACTGGTTACTCTGCGCCATATGTTCCAGGTTGGGATACGCACGGTTTACCAATTGAACAAGCTTTAACAAATAAAGGTGTAAAGCGTAAAGAAATGACAGTTGCTGAGTTCCGTAAGTTATGTGCAGAGTATGCATATGAACAAGTAGAACGTCAACGTGAACAATTTAAGCGTCTAGGTGTACGTGCTGATTGGGATAACCCATACATTACTTTAGAGCCAGCTTATGAAGCACAACAAATTAAAGTGTTTGGTGATATGGCGAAAAAAGGTTATATCTATAAAGGGCAAAAACCAGTTTACTGGTCTCCAACGAGTGAATCAGCTTTAGCAGAAGCTGAAATTGAATACCAAGATAAAAAATCAGCATCTATTTACGTAGCATTCCCTGTAAAAGATGGAAAGAACGTATTAGAAGGTGATGAGAAATTTATTATCTGGACAACAACACCTTGGACGTTACCTGCAAACTTAGGTATTTCTGTTCACCCAGAACTTGAATACAGCATCGTAAAAGTAAATGATGAAAAATATATTATTGCTTCTGAACTATTTGAGACAGTTGCAAAAACGTTAGAGTGGGAAAATGCTGAAGTTGTGAAAACGGTAAAAGGTAGCGAACTTGAGTACACAGTTGCAAAACATCCATTCTACGATCGTGATTCATTAGTTATGCTAGGAGATCACGTAACAACAGATGCAGGTACAGGTTGTGTTCATACAGCACCAGGACACGGAGAAGATGACTTTATTGTTGGTAAAAAGTATGGATTAGAAGTACTTTGTCCAGTTGACGATAAAGGTGTATTAACAGAGGAAGCACCTGGATTTGAAGGCTTATTCTATGATAAAGCTAACAAGCCAATTACAGAAAAATTAGAAGAAGTAGGCGCGTTACTAAAACTAACATTCATTACGCATTCATACCCACATGATTGGAGAACGAAAAAACCAATTATTTTCCGTGCGACAGCACAGTGGTTTGCATCTATTGAAGCATTCCGTAAAGAGTTATTAGAAGCTGTTGCGGAAACGAAATGGGTACCAGCGTGGGGAGAAACTCGTCTTCATAATATGGTTCGTGACCGTGGTGACTGGTGTATTTCTCGTCAGCGTGCATGGGGTGTACCAATTCCTGTATTCTATGCTGAGAATGGCGATCCAATTATTACGGATGAAACAATTAACCACGTAGCAGATTTATTCCGTGAACACGGTTCTAACGTATGGTTCGAGCGTGAAGCGAAAGATCTATTACCAGAAGGCTTTACACACCCAGGTAGCCCAAATGGTGAATTCCGTAAAGAAACAGACATCATGGATGTATGGTTCGATTCAGGTTCTTCTCATCAAGCGGTATTAGAAGAGCGCGAAGACTTACAACGTCCAGCTGATTTATATTTAGAAGGATCTGACCAGTATCGTGGTTGGTTTAACTCTTCATTATCAACAGCGGTTGCTGTAACAGGTAAAGCTCCATATAAAGGCGTACTAAGCCACGGTTTCGTATTAGATGGTGAAGGACGTAAAATGAGTAAGTCGATTGGAAATATCGTCGTACCGAAGAAAATTATGGATCAATTAGGCGGAGACATTTTACGCTTATGGGTATCTTCTGTTGACTATCAATCTGATGTACGTATTTCAGATGATATTTTAAAACAAGTAGCAGAAGTGTATCGTAAAATCCGTAACACATTCCGTTTCTTATTAGGAAACTTAGATGACTTTAATCCAAGTGAAAATACAGTAGCAGTAGCTGAACTTCGTGAAGTAGATCGTTACATGTTAGTGAAGTTAAATGACTTAATTACAAAAGTAAAAGATGCATATGAAACATATGACTTTGCTGCTGTATATCATGCAATTCACAACTTCTGTACAATTGATCTAAGTTCATTCTACTTAGACTTTGCAAAAGACATTTTATACATTGAAGGTGCAAATCACGCGGATCGTCGTGCAATTCAAACTGTATTATATGATGTTCTTGTTGCATTAACGAAACTTGTAACACCAATCTTACCTCATACAGCTGATGAAGTATGGCCATATGTTCCTGGTGCAGAAGAAGAAAGCGTACAGTTAACTAATATGCCAGAAGCTACAGAAGTAGAGGGTTCAGAAGCGTTAAGAGCAAAATGGGATGCATTTATGACATTACGAGATGACGTTTTAAAAGCGTTAGAAGTAGCTCGTAATGAGAAAGTAATTGGTAAGTCATTAAATGCGAGCATTACGCTATATCCGACTGCAGAAATGAAGGCTATGTTAGAGTCTATTAGTGAAGACTTAAAGCAATTATTCATCGTTTCTGAGTATAAACTTGGTGGTACAATTGAAGAAGCGCCAACAGAAGCACCAAAGTATGAGCATACAGCTGTAGTTGTAGCACAGGCGACAGGTGAGACGTGTGAACGTTGTTGGGTTGTTTCAGAAACAATTGGTAAAGATGCAGAACATGAAACATTATGTGAGCGTTGTGCAACAGTTGTTAAAGAAAACTATGTAAAATAA
- a CDS encoding YlmC/YmxH family sporulation protein yields MIRISEFQMKDVVNVLDGKRLGNIGDIDFDIDTGKIRAVIISKQTRMLGLFGKEVEFVIPWEQIMKIGEDVILVRVDNINSVTESIQTPTIS; encoded by the coding sequence ATGATTCGAATTTCGGAGTTTCAAATGAAGGATGTTGTGAATGTTTTAGATGGAAAAAGGCTTGGAAATATTGGAGATATTGATTTTGATATAGACACAGGGAAGATTAGGGCAGTTATTATTTCCAAGCAGACACGAATGCTTGGACTCTTTGGAAAGGAAGTAGAATTTGTAATTCCTTGGGAGCAAATTATGAAGATTGGGGAAGATGTCATACTTGTGAGGGTGGATAATATTAATTCTGTAACAGAATCAATACAAACACCGACAATTTCTTAA
- a CDS encoding RNA-binding protein, which yields MSIYEHFRPDEEVFVDKVLEWKQEAEYHQVKLTDFLDPRQQQIVSMVIGQGEVAVRFDGAMPESERKRALIYPDYLELNEEEFQVEVLEIDYPSKFYTLEHRQILGAFMSLGLTREKCGDILLQENRAQIAVAKEVASYIEMNLQSIGKVKVSLTPVQAEQILCVGEKWGEKSGTVSSLRLDVLLAEMLHISRQKVQPLIKGGLVKVNWKTVEQTAYECFPGDVFSVRGYGRSKIFSVEGKTKRDKWRILYGILK from the coding sequence ATGAGCATCTATGAGCATTTTAGACCTGATGAAGAGGTCTTTGTGGATAAAGTATTAGAGTGGAAACAGGAGGCTGAGTATCATCAAGTCAAGTTAACAGATTTTCTTGATCCAAGACAGCAACAAATTGTCTCTATGGTAATAGGGCAAGGAGAGGTTGCTGTACGCTTTGATGGTGCGATGCCTGAATCTGAACGAAAAAGAGCACTAATTTATCCAGACTATCTAGAATTAAATGAAGAAGAATTTCAAGTAGAAGTATTAGAAATTGACTATCCTTCCAAATTTTATACGCTAGAACACAGGCAAATATTAGGTGCATTTATGTCACTTGGTTTAACCAGAGAAAAATGTGGTGATATTTTGCTTCAAGAAAATCGTGCCCAAATTGCAGTTGCAAAAGAAGTTGCATCTTATATTGAAATGAACTTACAATCAATAGGGAAAGTGAAAGTATCTCTCACGCCTGTACAAGCAGAACAAATTTTGTGTGTAGGTGAAAAGTGGGGAGAAAAATCTGGAACAGTTTCATCACTTCGTCTAGATGTTTTGTTAGCTGAAATGCTACATATATCCAGGCAGAAAGTACAGCCTCTTATAAAAGGTGGCTTAGTAAAAGTCAATTGGAAAACAGTAGAACAAACTGCGTATGAATGTTTTCCAGGAGATGTATTCTCGGTTAGAGGATACGGAAGAAGTAAAATATTTTCTGTAGAAGGTAAAACGAAGCGCGACAAATGGAGAATTTTGTATGGTATACTAAAATGA
- a CDS encoding cell division protein SepF has product MSWSKVKYFFFDTPEEKEAAQYSYEKEQTDMKKQQDPPEKQDVPFAKMQPKQNVVSIETAKQSSKVVLLEPRTYSEAQGISDHLKGRRAVVINLQRMSTDQAVRIVDFLSGTVYAIDGDIQKIGPKTFMCTPENVDIVGAISELFGEEEETNIKRW; this is encoded by the coding sequence ATGAGTTGGTCAAAAGTAAAATACTTCTTTTTTGACACACCGGAAGAAAAAGAAGCAGCTCAATATAGTTATGAAAAGGAGCAAACAGACATGAAAAAACAACAAGACCCCCCTGAAAAACAAGATGTTCCGTTTGCGAAAATGCAACCGAAGCAAAATGTAGTGAGTATTGAAACAGCGAAGCAATCTTCAAAAGTTGTTTTACTAGAACCACGCACATATTCGGAAGCACAAGGCATTTCGGATCACTTAAAAGGTAGACGAGCTGTTGTAATTAATTTACAAAGAATGTCTACAGATCAAGCTGTACGTATCGTTGACTTTTTAAGTGGTACTGTATACGCTATAGACGGGGATATTCAAAAGATAGGCCCAAAAACATTTATGTGTACACCTGAAAATGTAGATATTGTTGGTGCAATTTCAGAGTTGTTCGGTGAAGAAGAAGAAACAAATATAAAGAGGTGGTAA
- the divIVA gene encoding septum site-determining protein DivIVA: MPLTPLDIHNKEFGRGFRGYDEDQVNEFLDQIIKDYELVIREKKTLEEKVAQLEGKLDHFSNIEDTLNKSIVVAQEAAEEVKRNAQKEAKLIVREAEKNADRIINEALVKSRKVAFDIEELKKQAKVFRTRFRMLLETQLEMLNNDDWDKLIELEDEVDELLKKEETV, encoded by the coding sequence GTGCCGTTAACACCATTAGATATTCATAACAAAGAATTTGGTCGCGGATTCCGTGGCTATGATGAAGATCAAGTAAATGAGTTTCTTGATCAAATTATCAAAGATTATGAATTAGTCATTCGTGAGAAAAAAACTTTAGAAGAAAAGGTTGCGCAATTAGAAGGAAAGTTAGATCATTTTTCTAATATTGAAGATACGCTAAACAAATCTATCGTTGTTGCACAAGAAGCAGCGGAAGAAGTGAAACGTAATGCGCAAAAAGAAGCGAAATTAATCGTACGTGAAGCGGAAAAGAATGCGGATCGTATCATTAACGAAGCGCTAGTAAAATCAAGAAAAGTGGCATTTGATATTGAAGAATTAAAAAAACAAGCAAAAGTATTCCGTACTCGTTTCCGTATGCTATTAGAAACACAGCTTGAAATGTTAAACAACGATGATTGGGATAAACTAATTGAGTTAGAAGACGAAGTGGACGAGCTGTTGAAAAAAGAAGAAACAGTGTAA
- the lspA gene encoding lipoprotein signal peptidase LspA yields the protein MIYYVIALFVIAIDQISKWLIVKNMELGTSIPIIDNVLYITSHRNRGAAWGILENKMWFFYIITVVFVAFIVFYMKKYAKTDKLLGISLGLILGGAIGNFIDRVFRQEVVDFIHVYIFSYNYPVFNIADSALCIGVVLIIIQTVLEGKKTKE from the coding sequence ATGATATATTATGTAATAGCGTTATTTGTCATTGCCATCGATCAAATATCGAAGTGGCTAATTGTAAAGAACATGGAATTGGGTACGAGCATTCCGATTATCGATAATGTATTATACATAACATCACATCGAAATAGAGGAGCTGCCTGGGGTATTTTAGAAAATAAAATGTGGTTTTTCTACATTATTACAGTCGTTTTCGTAGCATTTATCGTATTTTATATGAAAAAATATGCAAAAACGGACAAACTTCTAGGTATTTCATTAGGTCTGATTTTAGGCGGAGCAATTGGTAATTTTATTGATCGTGTATTTAGACAAGAAGTAGTGGATTTCATTCACGTGTATATTTTCTCGTACAATTATCCAGTATTCAATATAGCTGATTCAGCATTATGTATTGGAGTTGTATTAATTATTATTCAAACAGTATTAGAAGGAAAGAAAACGAAGGAGTAA
- the sigE gene encoding RNA polymerase sporulation sigma factor SigE, giving the protein MMKLKFYLVYLWYKVLLKLGIKTDEIYYIGGSEALPPPLTKEEEEVLLNKLPKGDQAARSLLIERNLRLVVYIARKFENTGINIEDLISIGTIGLIKAVNTFNPEKKIKLATYASRCIENEILMHLRRNNKNRSEVSFDEPLNIDWDGNELLLSDVLGTDDDIITKDLEATVDRHLLMKALHQLNDREKQIMELRFGLAGGEEKTQKDVADMLGISQSYISRLEKRIIKRLRKEFNKMV; this is encoded by the coding sequence ATGATGAAATTAAAATTTTATTTGGTATACCTTTGGTATAAAGTATTGCTGAAATTAGGAATTAAGACCGATGAAATTTATTATATTGGTGGAAGTGAAGCGTTGCCACCACCGTTAACGAAAGAAGAAGAGGAAGTTCTTTTGAATAAATTGCCAAAGGGAGATCAAGCGGCGAGGTCACTGCTTATTGAACGTAACTTACGGCTTGTTGTATATATAGCAAGAAAGTTTGAAAATACAGGGATAAATATTGAGGATTTAATTAGTATAGGAACAATTGGTCTTATAAAAGCAGTGAATACATTTAATCCAGAAAAGAAAATTAAATTAGCAACATATGCATCTCGTTGTATAGAAAATGAGATTTTAATGCATTTGCGTCGAAATAATAAAAATCGTTCGGAAGTTTCGTTTGATGAACCTCTTAACATTGATTGGGACGGAAATGAACTGTTATTATCAGATGTTTTAGGTACAGATGATGACATTATTACAAAAGATTTAGAAGCTACAGTAGATCGTCATCTTTTAATGAAAGCATTGCATCAATTAAATGATCGTGAAAAACAAATTATGGAGCTTCGGTTTGGACTCGCTGGTGGCGAAGAGAAGACACAAAAAGATGTGGCTGATATGCTTGGAATTTCACAGTCTTATATTTCTCGTTTGGAAAAAAGAATTATAAAAAGATTACGAAAAGAATTTAATAAAATGGTGTGA
- the sigG gene encoding RNA polymerase sporulation sigma factor SigG, whose protein sequence is MTRNKVEICGVDTAKLPVLKNEEMRKLFREMQSGEISAREKLVNGNLRLVLSVIQRFNNRGEYVDDLFQVGCIGLMKSIDNFDLGQNVKFSTYAVPMIIGEIRRYLRDNNPIRVSRSLRDIAYKALQVREKLIAENSKEPTAMDIAKVLEVTHEEIVFALDAIQDPVSLFEPIYNDGGDPIFVMDQLSDEKQKDEQWVEELALKEGMKRLNDREKMIIRKRFFQGKTQMEVAEEIGISQAQVSRLEKSAIKQMNKTIQG, encoded by the coding sequence TTGACGAGAAACAAAGTAGAAATTTGCGGTGTTGATACAGCTAAACTTCCAGTACTAAAAAATGAAGAGATGCGTAAATTATTTCGTGAAATGCAAAGTGGAGAGATAAGCGCAAGAGAGAAATTAGTGAATGGAAACTTACGTCTTGTACTGAGCGTCATCCAAAGATTTAATAACAGAGGAGAATATGTTGATGATTTATTTCAAGTTGGCTGCATTGGACTTATGAAATCCATTGATAATTTTGATTTAGGCCAAAATGTAAAATTTTCAACGTATGCTGTGCCGATGATTATTGGGGAAATACGCAGATATTTGCGTGATAACAATCCAATTCGCGTATCTCGGTCGTTACGAGATATTGCGTATAAAGCATTGCAAGTAAGAGAGAAATTGATTGCTGAAAACTCGAAAGAACCGACAGCAATGGATATTGCCAAAGTTCTTGAAGTGACACATGAAGAAATTGTTTTTGCGTTAGATGCTATTCAAGACCCAGTTTCATTGTTTGAACCGATTTATAATGATGGAGGAGATCCTATTTTTGTTATGGATCAGTTAAGTGATGAAAAACAAAAGGACGAGCAGTGGGTTGAAGAACTAGCGTTGAAAGAGGGGATGAAACGTTTAAATGATCGTGAGAAAATGATTATTCGAAAACGTTTCTTCCAAGGAAAGACACAGATGGAAGTTGCCGAAGAAATTGGGATTTCTCAGGCGCAAGTATCACGTTTGGAGAAGTCTGCTATTAAGCAAATGAATAAGACGATTCAAGGATAA
- a CDS encoding molecular chaperone DnaK has protein sequence MNEMYMEIKEELQLMRKELQERLAKEVMHKYDTEFSGELGYEIKEEIKKKLLLHDIKEDLKDVERALFKMEIDMYGICEETGRAIPTKQMKTMPTARTIHEFFYEKVNV, from the coding sequence GTGAATGAAATGTATATGGAAATAAAAGAAGAATTGCAATTGATGAGAAAAGAGTTGCAAGAGAGACTAGCTAAAGAAGTCATGCACAAATATGATACAGAGTTTAGCGGGGAGCTTGGATATGAAATTAAGGAAGAGATAAAGAAAAAACTGCTATTACATGATATAAAAGAGGATTTAAAAGATGTAGAACGTGCATTGTTTAAAATGGAAATAGATATGTACGGTATTTGTGAAGAAACTGGGAGAGCAATTCCTACAAAACAAATGAAAACAATGCCGACTGCCCGTACGATTCATGAATTTTTCTATGAAAAGGTAAATGTATGA